A genomic stretch from Arachis stenosperma cultivar V10309 chromosome 3, arast.V10309.gnm1.PFL2, whole genome shotgun sequence includes:
- the LOC130969947 gene encoding uncharacterized protein LOC130969947, which yields MSSGLYSFETTFQAHSSSDMVTADGGDLAFLIDPFPFFENSTTNNDIGQHCSSNQSMFDEALSSSSVDPFSSCFFSFSPPSIHLENLSLQTNNKNNRVDPNLESDFASFSSGFDVTQVVKSEECQIGVEFDYGYNNHNNQHFFPHSYSGAENVAKYMQRSFSSNSFHGKPGNFLFQNNHSDTLNNNNNNNNMESPSFQRHDMSSPENSAFNGQMRRVCSTGDLQKCQREGSLLEEPNFKIGRYSAEERKERISKYRAKRSQRNFNKTIKYACRKTLADNRPRIRGRFARNDEERDIIPIPNHKAPCSARDDEDEEVDFWIEGLQLHEEQEDVTVNAYGPNQFQYFRF from the exons ATGTCTTCTGGTCTGTATTCATTTGAAACCACTTTCCAAGCACATTCAAGCTCAGACATGGTCACTGCTGATGGAGGAGACCTTGCTTTTCTCATTGACCCTTTTCCTTTCTTCGAAAACAGCACTACTAATAATGATATTGGTCAACACTGTTCGAGCAACCAAAGCATGTTCGATGaggctctttcttcttcttctgttgACCCTTTTTCATcttgcttcttttctttctctcctccaaGTATTCACTTAGAAAACCTTAGCCTTCAGACCAACAACAAGAACAACCGTGTTGATCCCAATTTGGAGAGTGACTTTGCAAGTTTCTCATCGGGTTTTGATGTGACACAAGTAGTGAAGAGTGAGGAGTGCCAAATCGGTGTGGAATTTGATTATGgatataataatcataataaccAACACTTCTTTCCCCACAGTTATAGCGGTGCTGAGAATGTGGCAAAATACATGCAGAGGAGTTTCAGCAGCAACTCCTTTCATGGCAAACCTGGCAATTTTCTGTTCCAAAATAATCACTCTGACACActgaacaacaacaataataataacaacatgGAATCTCCAAGTTTTCAAAGGCATGATATGAGTTCACCTGAAAACAGTGCCTTCAATGGACAAATGAGGAGGGTGTGCAGCACTGGAGATTTGCAG AAGTGTCAAAGGGAAGGATCATTGTTGGAGGAACCGAATTTCAAAATAGGGCGTTATAGTGccgaagaaagaaaagaaagaatatcAAAATATAGAGCCAAGAGAAGCCAGAGGAACTTCAACAAAACCATCAAG TATGCATGCCGAAAAACACTAGCCGACAATCGACCGCGCATACGTGGCAGATTCGCACGCAACGACGAGGAGCGCGACATTATTCCTATTCCAAATCACAAGGCTCCATGTTCAGCCCGAGATGATGAAGACGAAGAAGTCGATTTCTGG ATTGAAGGGTTGCAGTTGCATGAAGAGCAGGAGGATGTAACAGTCAACGCTTATGGACCTAATCAGTTTCAGTACTTTCGTTTCTAA